GAGCTACGCGGGTCAGACTGATCAAAAATAAAAGCCGGTTCGTCAGCATCAGGGGCTTCAAAATGAGCAATTTGGCGTTGCATAACTGCAATGGTAGCGTCTGAGGCATCCTGTTGGTGAGCAATGCGTTCAGTAATACGTGTTTGGGCTAAATCCGGGTTAGGGGTCAGTGATACTATGGCATAGTCGGCTTGAAAACGCGTTGCTAAGTCACGGAATCGCTGACGGCTCGCCTTGGCTAGAAAGGTGGCATCGACAATAGTATCACGCCCTGCTTGCAGAGAGGCGGAGCAGGCCTCATAAAGGCTTTGATAGGTCGCCTCATTGGCCTCAGAACTATACAGTTTTTTGTGCTGTTCGCCAGACATACGCTCTGTAGCCGCTATGCCAAACCAACGTTTGCGCTCGCGGTCTGAATTTATCCAGATGGCGCCAGTTAGCTTGGCTAATTCATTGGCTAAAAAGCTTTTCCCGCTACCTGATATACCTTGCATTACGATCAGTTTAGGTGCTTGTTGCGCTGGGAAAGCATAGGATTCAGCCAGTTCAAGATAGCCCATGACCTGTGCAAACGTATTTTTTGCCTCTCGTGTATTGGGGTCAAGCTGTTCAAAACGTAAACCTGTAATTTTGGCACGTACCATCGCACGATAGGTTTGATAAAAGTTTAATAGGCTTAGGGCGGCATAATCCCCTGTTGCGATTAGATATTGATTGAGTAGTTGTTTACTGGTTAATTGACACTGGTTAGCATCTAGGTCGGTGAGTAAAAAAGCCAAATCTGAGATGACATCAATAAAGCGAAATTGCTCATTAAACTCAATACCATCGAAGAGTATTACCTGGTTATTGTAGATCGTAATATTATCGAGGTGCAAATCGCCATGACAAGCCCGGACAAAGCCTTGTTCCTGGCGCTGAGTTAGCAAAGGAGCAATAAGTGTGTGTTGTGCACAGGTGTGCTGCGCTAACAGTTTTAAACGTGTAAGTGTGTGTTGTGATAATTTTTGCTGCGCAATGAGCTGAGTAAATAAAGCCTGTAAACTTGGAAAATTAGCCAGCATTGGTTGCAACACGCATTCGGCAGAGCCCCAAAAAACCGGTGAATAGCATCGATCAGCTTGACTGTGAAAATGGGCTATTTGCTGTGCCAGTTGGGTCACGCGTTTAAAAGCAAATGGGTGGTTTTTGATCTCGCGACTTAGCAGTTGCTCGGGGTTAAACTGACGCATTTTGACCAAATAATCCACTACTTGCCAATCCTGGTGTTGTGCGCAGGTTGGATCTATATTCAGTTCATAGGTTAGTCGATTGCAATAAACACTGATTCGCTCAAGGTAGAGTTCTGGCGCACTACGCCGATTCAGCTCAATTTCCAA
This Thiomicrospira cyclica ALM1 DNA region includes the following protein-coding sequences:
- a CDS encoding bifunctional aminoglycoside phosphotransferase/ATP-binding protein, encoding MTCSQTNIILWLSQPENYPDLVDQVQLVQTHISCVFLTGQYAYKLKKAVTFEFLDFSQLEQRAHFCQLEIELNRRSAPELYLERISVYCNRLTYELNIDPTCAQHQDWQVVDYLVKMRQFNPEQLLSREIKNHPFAFKRVTQLAQQIAHFHSQADRCYSPVFWGSAECVLQPMLANFPSLQALFTQLIAQQKLSQHTLTRLKLLAQHTCAQHTLIAPLLTQRQEQGFVRACHGDLHLDNITIYNNQVILFDGIEFNEQFRFIDVISDLAFLLTDLDANQCQLTSKQLLNQYLIATGDYAALSLLNFYQTYRAMVRAKITGLRFEQLDPNTREAKNTFAQVMGYLELAESYAFPAQQAPKLIVMQGISGSGKSFLANELAKLTGAIWINSDRERKRWFGIAATERMSGEQHKKLYSSEANEATYQSLYEACSASLQAGRDTIVDATFLAKASRQRFRDLATRFQADYAIVSLTPNPDLAQTRITERIAHQQDASDATIAVMQRQIAHFEAPDADEPAFIFDQSDPRSSQTWIDLVAWFSRD